A genomic region of Miscanthus floridulus cultivar M001 chromosome 3, ASM1932011v1, whole genome shotgun sequence contains the following coding sequences:
- the LOC136543406 gene encoding uncharacterized protein: MAGEGERTPPQSPRSKALLQHFERKVRLHAEHLDEDVRVTNERLGQLETAQIETNTKLASLEGTLGSVNTSLVGVLERLERMEQNRCDGFERRNHNNNNTMGSAAGHDEEEYAADTELDEELNGHRRIEQHRRRHETGPRRPRQEVRTDDSFGKIKFTIPAFDGRYNPDMYLSWELAVDQKFTCHDFPEDKRVRAATSEFTDFASVWWSEYHRKNPNNTPTWDALKRVMRARFVPSYYSRDLLHKLQQLRQGSKSVEEYYQELQMGMLRCRLEENEDGAIARFMGGLNREIQDILAYKEYNSVNRLFHLACKAEREVQGRRASMRANIPAGRASPWTLSNAAAPSTRAPPQSSSTIKPRSSTTNSVPCPSEPTRGATATSAKSSSSVVSTGRTRDIQCLRCKGYGHVRKDCPSTRVMVVRADGGYSSASDFDEETYALLAANNVAEGDDFQQDEEHIGAEAAEHYESLVVQRVLSAQMERAEQNQRHTLFQTKCVIKERSCRVIIDGGSCNNLASAEMVKKLLLSTKPHPQPYYIQWLNSSGKVKVTRLVRVEFAIGSYHDSIDCDVVPMQACSMLLGRPWQFDKDSLHFGKTNQYSFVHNDKKIVLHPMSPEAILRDELARASKLKNQAVASENQIVANELEKHKKKSSKSVHHNKNEIKLKGSCYFATKSDLDEIDASTTVCYALVCKETLFSLEDTSISLPPAVTNLLQEYADVFPKEVPPGLPPIRGIEHQIDLIPGASLPNRAPYRTNPDETKEIQRQVQELLNKGYVRESLSPCAVPVLLVPKKDGSWRMCVDCRAINNITIRYRHPIPRLDDMLDELSGSIVFSKIDLRSGYHQIRMKLGDEWKTAFKTKFGLYEWLVMPFGLTNAPSTFMRLMNEVLLSFLGYVVTPQGIEVDQAKVEAIHSWPVPCTGQAKLNRRHAKWVEFIESFPYVIKHKKGKENIIADALSRRYTMLSQLDFKIFGLETIKEQYAHDNDFKDVLLNCQEGKTWNRFILTDGFVFRANKLCIPASSVRLLLLQEAHGGGLMGHFGVKKTEDILAGHFFWPKMRRDVERFVARCTTCQKAKSHLNPHGLYMPLPVPSAPWEDISMDFVLGLPRTKKGRDSVFVVVDRFSKMAHFIPCHKSDDATHVADLFFREIVRLHGVPNTIVSDRDAKFLSHFWRTLWAKLGTKLLFSTTCHPQTDGQTEVVNRTLSTLLRAVLKKNIKMWEECLPHVEFAYNRSQHSTTKKSPFEIVYGFVPRAPIDLLPLPTSERVNFDAKQRAELILKLHETTKEKIECMNAKYKLAGSKGKKHVIFEPGDLVWLHLRKDRFPDLRKSKLLPRADGPIVAMSGGGFWTNMVTGEDDVAGSQACEMFKGLDRENKTFTLMHCWNKLKGENKWKAERKRMAKQQADKNKKK, from the exons atggcaggagaaggtgaaaggacccctccacaatcacctcgatcaaaagccttgctgcaacactttgaacgcaaagtgaggctccatgctgaacaccttgatgaggatgttcgtgtcaccaatgagcgccttggtcaattggagacggctcagattgagaccaacaccaagttggcttccttggaaGGCACTCTTGGTTCTGTTAATACATCTCTTGTAGGTGTCTTGGAGCGATTGGAGAGGATGGAACAGAATCGCTGTGATGGTTTCGAACgacgcaatcacaacaacaacaacaccatgggcagtgctgctggtcatgatgaagaagaatatgcagcGGACACTGAGCTTGATGAGGAGCTGAATGGTCATCGACGCATCGAACAACATCGCCGCCGCCATGAGACAGGTCCTCGCCGACCACGGCAAGAGGTACGTACCGATGACTCATTTGGCAAGATTAAATTCACCATACCTGCTTTTGATGGGAGGTATAATCCTGATATGTACCTTAGTTGGGAATTAGCTGTTGATCAGAAATTTACTTgccatgatttccctgaggacaaacgtgttagggctgcaactagtgagtttactgactttgcctctgtttggtggtctgaataccatcgtaagaacccaaataacacaccaacttgggatgctttgaaacgggtcatgcgggccagatttgttccttcttattattcccgtgatcttttacataagttgcaacaattgaggcaaggatccaaatctgtagaagaatactatcaaGAGCTACAAATGGGTATGCTTCGTTGCAGGCTAGAGGAAAATGAGGATGGTGCCATAGCTAGATTTATGGGTGGGCTGAACCGGGAGATTCAGGATATTCTAGCTTATAAGGAATATAATTCTGTCAATCGTTTATTtcaccttgcttgtaaagctgaacgagaagtgcagggacgacgagctAGCATGAGGGCTAACATTCCTGCAGGTCGTGCTAGCCCGTGGACACTCTCCAATGCTGCTGCACCGTCAACGCGTGCACCCCCACAATCTTCCTCGACCATCAAGCCACGCTCCTCTACAACAAATTCTGTACCATGCCCAAGTGAACCAACTAGAGGAGCAACGGCTACATCTGCCAAGAGTTCATCCTCGGTGGTATCCACGGGGAGAACAAGGGATATTCAGTGCCTACGCTGCAAAGGATATGGCCACGTACGCAAGGACTGCCCAAGCACACGTGTGATGGTTGTGCGAGCTGATGGTGggtattcctctgctagtgattttgatgaagaaacatatgctttgcttgctgctaacaatgtagcggaaggagatgatttccaacaagacgaagagcacattggggctgaagctgctgagcactatgagagcctcgtggtgcagcgggtgctaagtgcccaaatggagagggctgagcaaaatcagcgccacactttgtttcaaaccaagtgtgtgatcaaggaacgctcttgccgtgtgatcatagatggaggaagctgcaacaacttggcaagtgctgaaatggtgaagaagcttttgttgagcacaaaaccacacccgcagccttactacattcagtggcttaacagcagcggcaaggtgaaggtaacacgattggtaagggtagagtttgccattggttcttatcatgattccattgactgcgatgttgtgcctatgcaagcatgctctatgttgttaggtagaccatggcagtttgataaagattccttgcactttggtaaaacaaatcaatactcttttgtgcataatgacaagaagattgtgttgcaccccatgtcccctgaggctattctaagagatgaacttgctagagctagcaaacttaagaatcaggctgttgctagtgaaaatcagattgtcgctaatgaacttgagaaacataagaagaagtctagcaaatctgttcatcataataaaaatgagatcaagctgaaaggctcttgttactttgccaccaaatctgatttggatgagattgatgctagtactactgtttgctatgctttggtttgcaaagaaactttattttcactcgaagatacatctatttctttgcctcctgctgtcactaatcttttgcaggagtatgccgatgtttttccaaaggaggtaccaccggggctgccaccaattcgAGGGATTGAACACCAGATTGACCTCATCCCTGGGGCTTCCTTGCCTAATCGTGCGCCGTATAGGACCAACCCGGATGAGACAAAAGAGATTcagagacaagtacaagaattgctcaacaaaggttatgtgcgtgagtctcttagcccttgtgcCGTTCCCGtgcttttagttcctaagaaggatggatcatggcgcatgtgtgttgattgtagagcgataaacaacatcacaatcagatatcgtcatcctattccaaggttagatgatatgcttgatgaattgagtggctcaattgtgttctctaaaattgatttgcgtagtggttaccaccagattcgtatgaagctaggagatgaatggaaaacagcgtttaaaactaagtttggtttatatgaatggcttgtcatgccctttggattgactaatgcacccagcactttcatgagattaatgaacgaggttttac tttcttttcttggatatgttgtgacaccgcagggaatcgaagttgatcaagccaaggttgagGCCATACACAGCTGGCCTGTTCCCTgcacgg gtcaagcaaaactgaaccgtagacatgccaagtgggttgaattcatcgagtcctttccttatgtcatcaaacacaaaaaggggaaggaaaatataattgctgatgctttgtctagacgttaCACCATGCTTTCACAACTTGACTTTAAAATCTTTGGTTTGGAAACTATTAAGGAACAATATGCACATGACAATGATTTCAAAGATGTATTGCTGAATTGCCAAGAGGGGAAAACATGGAACAGATTCATCCTTACCGACGGGTTTgtctttagagctaacaagctatgcattccagctagctctgtgcgtttgttattgttgcaggaagcgcatggaggaggactcatgggacattttggtgtgaaaaagacagaggacatccttgctggtcatttcttttggcccaagatgaggagagacgtggagaggttcgttgctcgctgcacaacatgccagaaagctaagtcacaccttaatcctcatggtttatacatgcctcttcctgttccaagtgcaccgtgggaagatatttcaatggactttgttttaggactgcctagaacaaagaaggggagggatagtgtgtttgttgttgtggacagattttctaaaatggcacatttcataccatgtcataagagcgatgatgctacacatgttgctgatttgttctttcgtgagattgttcgattgcacggtgtgcctaacaccattgtttctgatcgggatgcaaaatttcttagtcatttttggagaactttgtgggctaagctagggactaagcttttattttccactacttgtcatccccaaactgatggacaaactgaggttgtcaatagaacattatctactttgcttagggctgttttgaaaaagaacataaaaatgtgggaagagtgcttgcctcatgttgagtttgcttataatcgttcacagcattctaccactaagaaaagcccttttgagattgtttatgggtttgtgccacgtgctcctattgatttgttacctcttccgacctcggagcgagtgaactttgatgctaaacaacgtgctgaactgatcttaaaattgcatgaaaccactaaagagaaaatagagtgcatgaatgcaaagtataaactagctggtagcaaagggaagaaacatgtcatttttgaacctggtgatctagtttggctccatttgagaaaagataggttccctgatttgcgaaagtctaagttgctgcctagagccgatggtcc GATCGTCGCAATGTCCGGGGGTGGATTTTGGACAAACATGGTCACGGGAGAGGATGACGTTGCTG GTTCTCAAGCATGCGAGATGTTCAAGGGATTAGACAGGGAGAACAAGACATTCACTCTAATGCACTGTTGGAACAAGTTGAAGGGTGAAAACAAGTGGAAGGCCGAGAGGAAGAGAATGGCAAAGCAACAAGCCGATAAGAATAAGAAGAAATAG
- the LOC136543407 gene encoding uncharacterized protein, with protein MSASRSLLQRELDDSSSDDDDYLILSVAQIVETYSNAKGRHGGSVPGHKVIYRDREGGHERMFQDYLADDPTYGPHLFHRRYRMTRELFLYIMNVVESHDDYFVQKRSAANVLGLIFFPKVTAIFRMLTYGVPADATDEYIRIDESTAVESLRRFIAAVVDIFEDEYLRYPNEADTARLLALGEKNGFPGMLGSIDCMH; from the exons ATGAGTGCTTCGAGATCACTTCTTCAAAGAGAATTGGATGATTCATCTTCAGATGACGATGACTATTTGATATTGTCAGTTGCTCAAATTGTGGAAACATATTCGAATGCTAAAGGAAGACATGGTGGTTCTGTCCCAGGGCATAAAGTTATTTATCGAGATAGAGAAGGCGGCCACGAAAGAATGTTTCAAGATTACTTGGCGGATGATCCGACATACGGCCCACATTTATTTCATCGAAG GTACAGGATGACTAGGGAGCTTTTCCTATACATAATGAATGTTGTTGAATCACACGATGATTACTTTGTGCAAAAAAGGAGTGCGGCCAATGTACTTGGATTAATATTCTTCCCAAAAGTCACTGCAATATTTCGTATGCTAACATATGGGGTTCCAGCTGATGCAACGGATGAGTATATTCGCATTGACGAAAGTACCGCAGTTGAGAGCCTACGTAGGTTCATTGCTGCAGTTGTTGATATATTTGAAGATGAATACCTGAGATATCCTAATGAGGCTGACACAGCACGCTTACTGGCGCTCGGTGAGAAAAATGGTTTTCCTGGTATGTTAGGGTCCATTGATTGTATGCATTGA
- the LOC136545329 gene encoding auxin-responsive protein IAA24-like, which translates to MEIDADNLSATELRLGLPGTSSSDDWQKKPSPSVGAKRALDDTRSEASGTSPATAGDLDHDTAAPPKAQVVGWPPVRAYRKNTFQAAAAAKKAEQQQGGGLYVKVSMDGAPYLRKVDLRMYKGYRELSDALDALFTKSISAAAAAAEGGEHQHAIAYEDKDGDLMLVGDVPWDMFISSCKKLRIMKGSEAR; encoded by the exons ATGGAGATCGACGCCGACAACCTGAGCGCCACCGAGCTCCGCCTCGGCCTGCCTGGGACCAGCAGCAGCGACGACTGGCAGAAGAAGCCGTCGCCCTCCGTCGGGGCCAAGCGCGCGCTGGACGACACCAGGAGCGAGGCCTCGGGGACCAGCCCGGCCACCGCCGGAGACCTCGACCATGACACCGCCGCGCCTCCAAA GGCGCAAGTGGTTGGATGGCCGCCGGTGAGGGCGTACAGGAAGAACACCttccaggcggcggcggcggccaagaAGGCCGAGCAGCAGCAGGGAGGAGGCCTGTATGTGAAGGTGAGCATGGACGGGGCGCCGTACCTCAGGAAGGTGGACCTCCGGATGTACAAGGGGTACAGGGAGCTCAGCGACGCGCTGGACGCCCTCTTCACCAAGTCCAtctctgccgctgccgccgctgcgGAGGGCGGCGAACACCAGCACGCCATCGCCTACGAGGACAAGGACGGCGACCTCATGCTCGTCGGAGACGTGCCCTGGGA TATGTTCATCTCTTCATGCAAGAAGCTCAGGATAATGAAGGGCTCTGAGGCCAGGTGA